The genomic region AAAATCTTTTCCCCGCTTGTATTAAGATTATACCCTTGGCATTTATTAAggaaattattttcaaattttagcaTAGTGTGCCAGTATATAACGTTTGTCAAGTGTTAATTAGTTCTTGATCACAATCAAAActattataataataacatatgatatatgtatatattaaacattCTTCAGGACAATGAATGTTTCTATATATACACTTTCGAGATACAATGAACTTTcctatatttattttagcaCTGTTAGATAACTTAGATTCGATGAACTAGTACCATTTTAGATGGTAACACAAATATTACCTCGTAATACTTCTTAAATATGTGCTTGTTAAGGTCGATGTTGATGTAATTGGAAGAATTAAAACCTAACAAAAGagtgttattttaattaaagtaactagattttgatccgcgcttcgaaagcgcgggttttttttaaatataattaaaaaaatttactaaataaatattttgaaatttctaaATATCATAAAAGTCATATTGTATTTCAGAAGCGAATAtgtttaaaactatataatttatgaattgttttatttaaagttttggTACGTACATtcttatataactatttttagGCTTAGCATATTATCCGGATCCAataacccaaaccaaaattgacTTAAAATACTGGTTTGATTCGGATTCGAGTCCAGGGTAAAATACCTATTGGGTATTTTTTGGATCTGCATGTCTTAGTTCGAGTCTGGGTTCTATTTGAATggctaaaatatctaaaatattctGAGTATATTAGGTGCATTtggatattttgaatatttgtttattacgaatatttttgaacttttggaTTTGGTTTTAGCTATAGTTTCAAGTtatgaataaaatttcaaattttaaaaatatattttgggtaTTTGGGTAAAAGTTTGAGTGTGTTTTTGGTTTCTCAGTCagatttcaaataaaattttggagGGGTTGGTAATTGAATATCTTTTGTGTATTTGTTTAGGTTTTCAGgtatttttgagttttcagatattttgtgtgtattttataagagttatattTATTGAGTTGATgagatttaagatttattagacatatttttaattaatttagtagtatagatttatatgatttttaatggttttaaaattttcttaaataaatgttttattataaataatatttataaaaaacaatttaaaatatttataggaGAAGTATATCACAAGAGGAGTaataatatctatactattaaaagtatttaaaatattttatagttagattaaaaaattatgCATGATTGAACaatatatatggaatatggcgtgttaattaattaacagggacaaaatttataattaatttgacCGAACACAAAATTAGTTTGTTAGCTACCTAAATTTTAGGAGTAAATATTAGGAGaggttatattttattaatattgattAAGTAAATATTAAACTTCTAGTAAATAGGTCCAACAACTTTGTttaagtaaattttttaaaaatgttcttgttttaatagtatagatactgAAAATAGTATCCAGTGATAATAAAGTCAAAACAGAATCCAACGAGTATCGGATTATTAGCTATTCTTTCACTTGGATACAAATAAATATTGACTTTCACAATATgagttaatttatattattcGTCGGTTTTTGATATACTTCATATGTCCCAttttatgtgatgttttaggttattgcatatagattaagaaaatacatatttttatgtagtttatcttggtaacataaaaatacattaaataaaactagtttaaccaataataaaaaagtacagtattttataattggtcataaaattcaaatcatattaaattctatcTAGATTAAtgagaacatcacttaaaatggaacaaaataaaaatcctaaaacaccaattaaagtgggacggagggagtatatcTTAGGCATCCATCGTCttaaaattgaattttgttCTTTATTATAGTATATCATTACGCGTGGTCTTAAATCGAAGAAAGgttactttttcttttgataagtCGAAGAAAAATGTTCATGTTTGATACTTCATCCGTTTTATAAAGTTATATCTTttttagacaaaaaatattttaaaaagatctattttatatatttttaatatacatattttattaatttattgcaaacttttaaaacttaattaCACTTATTAAGTTTTTATTGACTTAAaattatgtgaaaaataatcacgaaaaattatacatatataaatgaactttaattttattaatatatgtaaaactttaaaatatgtAGCATTTAGAAACGAAATGAATTATATGTTCGTGATCGTTTCGTAGATGTGGATTCTACTGCATGCATGTATCTTTTCGTGTCATATCTCATAAGTCATAAATGcagatatcttttttttaaaatggttttCAAAAATGCGGATATCTCGTACCACATAAATAGTGATGTAACGGAAGCTTCTAGGGATAAAACTAAATCCGTTTATTTCAAGAATACACGAATCTAgagtttgtgaatactcttcacagtgcttaattaaaagTTCTTAAGgattgtgaatactcttcacagtggtttataaaaacatctttagggtttgagaatactcttctcagtggtttatcaaaTCTCTTCTGGAAAATtccttttattaatcaaatcataatcTGAATACAACCATAGAgtctaaaagactatatataagaaaaccataaaatcctaaaacattaagataattatcaaataatttataaaataaataataagataaatgaaaatattccaaatatttatctgcatcattctctccgggttggagaagattcgtcctcgaatcttgatcGTAGTCTTCGAATCCAAAACGTTTTCCAATAAAAACtcttcctcgaatcttcaataTCATGTTTTGCACGGATCTGTTTGTAACTTGAATCTTTGTAAATCCGTTTTTGCACAAATGTTGCACGCATCAGATTATCAAGATTCTTCACAAAATCTTCATCAATTCGATTTCGCCCTATTTTTGCACAGCTCCGATTTTCAAAGGAtccatctttaaaaaaaaaatcaacaatacTGATATTATCTTCGATAAGACTCtcgtcatcttcatcatcatccaatTGCAAATCTCGAGCTTGAGCTATTTGTTGTTGTAGACTCATCTGTGAACCAAGATAGTAGAACCGTTTGGCTgtgataccaactgatgtagcggaagcttctagggatagaactaAATCCGTTGATTCTAAGAATACACGAAAACTAGgatttgtgaatactcttcacagtgcttaattaaaagctcttagggtttgtgaatactcttcacaatggtttataaaaacctCTTTAAGGTTTGAAAATACCTCTTCTGAAAAACtccttttattaatcaaattataatcTAAATACAACGATAGAGtctaaaaactatatatataaaaaaaccataaaaccctaaaacattaaaataattatcaaataatttataaaataaataataagataaatggaaatattccaaatatttatctgcatcaaATAGTTTACATTGTTTATATGTTTGAGAATATGATCATATATGCCATGATTGAATGTGTGTGAAACAATAGCTTATCTTGCACCATGCCTCATAAATGATCTGATATACATAATAcaaactcatatatatatactttactaatattgttatttttgcaaatgattgattaaaattaaaggCATAACAGAAAATATAAAGGATATATCCAATAGATTATTTTTAGATGCTAGTATACATAGAAATCAAGGCAGATGATGaattgattaattaaaaaaaaatacatagaaATCAAATACATAAAAAGTCTAACAAGAGTCGGTATCAACTATCACCAATGAATCATAATGATATTAGGATTTGGTCTGCAGAAATAGTAATGGCATGCCATGTGCATTAATTTATAAGCCTATATCTACTGTGGATTCTTATTCTGCGTTTAAAAATGAGCGATCAAGGTTAGCATACAtgctaattatatttattactaCGACATTAATATTGTTTATGTATTCTTTGACACTTGCATGTacttaattttcttaaaaaggaAATGTACATTTCTTTCTTATGCGAGCATTTAAAATGTACACTAATCTAATGAATATTATGtggtttgcttttttttttcttaccaaGCGTTTATGGCATAACCGTGTCTTTTTCATtcaactttttaaaagaaattttatcaaaaaaaaaaaaattaaaagaaattacattAATTGGCACAATGATTTTGCCTACTAGTTAGAACTTATTAGGTGTTACCCATTGCATCTCAAAACCCATATTATCAATTAAACACAAATCATATTATGTACTCAATCAACTCCTATCACACAACTGGTTTATCCAGAATCATAGATATgtcaataatatttaataatacatTTTCCTACTTAAGCGATTATGTCGCATTTTTAAAGTAGAAAGAAAACAGGACAAGCtttagcaatatatttttgtaagttgTGATTAGTTAATGgagaaaatccaaaattttatacaatAATTAATACGGAATAGTgaataagacaaaaaaaatggGGTTTtgacaataataatatatatgacgTAGAAGGCTGCTAAGGAATACGAAAGACGAATAATTAGATCACGACAAAGAATGCTAAATCCGTCACTCTTTCTCCAACCAAACGCATATAAACCTTCTTACTTGGcaatatataaagttataaactATCTTCCCCTCGAGATACCCTTATTTTCATCactttaatttaataatacatGTTTGGAAACGAgataatacatgtatatatgtgtgtatatttCAGTATTTGTACACATCATTTGTGAGCTTGGTTTCTACATATCTTATTAATCTGAAGCATGTTAACATTAAGTTAGCGTGTTTAACCTAAATAATTCATGTTAAGTGAATTACTATGAAAGATTTTCCATAAACGTGCCAATCAAAACAAAATACGAAAAATAAGTATAGCTAGTAATTTCAACTAATTTGTAGTCAGTCAATATATCTTGCAAATATGTAGAAATTAAAACCGAAACGTGCGAGTCTAGAAGCTTCAAATCTATTGCAATGTTTTCTTTCGAGAGAGAGAATCTATTGCAATATTTTACGTTCAAGAACTCGCTAAACTTGTCTTCATTGAGTAATAACTATGATTTTTGTTGTTTAGTTAACCAGACATATATATCATAggttctttttttatatatatcataggTTCTTATTATAGGTTCTTATTGATAACACACTATACTTCTAAACTGTGGTCAACTTTGGCTACACAAATTCAGTCGTTAAGATGTTATACGTCAATtctacaagaaaacatgataTGAAAATCCGATGTTGAATGGACGGAGTTGTCAAAAcgaaaacttaatattttggTTTGCCCTAATGTTAGGTAACTATTCCATCGgaggagaaaacaaaaattaggaaactatttttttgtaattaagaTTCTTAAACTAAATAAAGAATAATTACGCGACATTACGTTTCGATGAGAATGTGCAATGTGACAGTTACTAGTTAAGGATAGTATCATGGTATTAATCTATGTTTCCGATTAACCGTGCACTAAGGTCAATCAGTAGCTTTGTTTACAATTTAGTATTCAACTGTAATATTTTCGTTGATACTTATACGAGAACTTTTCTTAAATTTGcattaatctttttgtttgtaaaatatCTATTTCCTGAATTATATCGAGAGTACATTCTAATGACCTTTTATTACTACACGCGAAcaattaaaagaaaactttaCTCGAAACAGATGTTAAATCGAATCCTTTCAGTAACAGATTAACTCACCAATgtactttaatttatttgtcCCGTCTAGGCAACTGTTTTAGTGATTATTGTATGGAAATTTCATATGAAACATTGGCCGACTAACCAAGGTGGTGTTGATATAGTTTAGTGATAGTGTAAAAGGATTGCCCTCTTTGTAGTTTAGATTCAAACTATTTTGGTACCAACAAAAAATtgtattagaatttttaaaagttgataTTGAATCTATGAAAAATAAGAATCTATAAGACCCGAAACTtcatcataattaaaaataaaaagaaaattgggCGACTAACTTTGTTTCTTATAGTACAAGTCATGGAAGGACGTGTAACCTTAGAGATGGCTCACCAATTTTCCCGCCGCATTCGGGTCCCTCTAATAAAGGGTTtgcattttaaaatagattgaTATGATACACTAAAATATTACCTTGAGgtagtaaaaaaaagaaatcaaatttcATAATCTGACTCAGGGATATGTCGATAATCAACCACTTCATGACCAGAGTTTAATcgtagattaaaaaaaaaactgtttactTAATCTGATTGAGTGAATCTATTTTTGTTTACCGAGTTTACTATGTTgaaactttattatttaaattttattaaatgtgatatcTTGGACGTTTACTTCAAAATCATCTCAGAATGTTTTTAGTCTCACAAGAACTATTATCTTTGCCACAAGttctaaaacatatatacagCTATTTTAGAGACAGTGATATAGGAGCCACCATGtacataattattaaaatttccaGCTCATTAataggtttttttttataactgtgGAGATCCGGCGACCAAAATCAACCGACTAAACCCACGAGGCCCAATACACTtcacgtattcttgcgatttaacgctagTCCGGGTAGCCACATAGGATTTCGAAGCTGGGTCCGTATTGAGATCGTAACTCCCTCAAGACCACTAACCCACCACCATGTGGTTAGCTCCATTAggaaactattttttgtaattaagaTTCTTAAACtagtagaaaagaaaaaactaaggAGAGGATAGCATGCAAGTCCAAGAACGGCCGCTGTTTAATGGGAATAGACTCGGTTTATATGTGCGCCGGAGCTTGGTAGATTTGGGATTCCCAATACCCGTCTCATATGACGAGCCACCTAAAGTTAAAAGTGAACCAAGTAGGCATAGTGGCAATCTTTTGGAACTTTGGTGTATTTGTATATTCACATTAGTTTTAGATTTGATTCCCGAACTAAAGTATCAATATTTGATCAGTCTGAGTTTGGATTTCGGTCCAAGTAATTTATGTGGTGTACCATAACAGATTAACGGTCCATCTTTTGGCACCAATCGGAAAATATTTCAAACTCGGATCAGACAATATGGTAACTTTCGGACTAAGTCCATTCTGTAGCAGTAAGTGCGTTTTTTCTCGAGGCCGATTGAATTAGCCGAtaaagtttatcaaaaaaaaaaattaagagtgCAATTCCAGTCATATTTTTCAATATCTTTTACCTCTTATTATTTGTGGTTCATCTTTCACCCTATAAATTGCCTTTCAAAGGATGCCTTGTACCTTTAGAGTTCAGATGTGTTTATTCTCTGAGGTGTTACAGTAAATTGATCGAtcagaaagaaaggaaaaagaaatgGTGGTGCCGTCTTTCGGTGTGTTAGTGTGTGTATTTATGTATATACAGCTTCCCAATAATTATGAGAAACATATAAAACATGACGACAAAACTGGGTTTTGTCACCACCTCAATTATTGCGAGGGTGTCCGAGATAAATCCAAGATTTTTCTGAAACATCAGCAAATGAGTGATTCAAATTTCAGTGTGTCTTCGGTTTCATGTTCATCATTAGTGGACCCTTTACTCCCATCGGGCCATCAATTGTTTCCACCTTcaaaagttatatattaaattatactgtatatacatatatgggTACATATAGTAAAACTCTCCACCgaaaattatagtaaaattgACTGGAACTGcactcttaatttttttaatttttaaaaaaaaaattatcgcTGATCCGGTCGATTTCGAGAAAAACGTATTTACTGAGTAGACTTAGTCCGAAAATGTACAATACTATCTGATTCGAGTTTGAAATACCTTCTGACTAATGTTAAAAtgaatagtttaaaaaaaactatagtaAAATTGATCCATTAATATGctttaaatcatattttctaGTGTAAACTTAATTGTAAACACTactttatacataaatataataaacaatattaaatCTATGAAGTTTCGGCTCAAAATATCTCTAGATCCAAGATCAATTCCTGCTTAATTATACGTGCAACAACGTGATCATCCCTCTCCACCACACTCTCAAACTTGTGGAAGGTGAAGCTTTGTCTCTAATCAACATAACTGGGTGTGCATGGCGGAAGCTGTGGTCAATTCCAGCAAtgactttattttctttttaaagctAGGAATATGCACAGATTGGTAGACTAATACATTCCTTCCAAAATTGTATCCAACTtggttatcaaaaaaattgtatctAAATTCCAATAAGAATTAAAGATTTACTAGGGAGTACGGATTACTTGGAACCGTTGGTCACAAATTATTTTGTCATAAAAATTATGtcaatgttttatttaattaatttttatgtcTTAAATTTGTAGCCAAATTTCTTAACCAGTAGTTCTTATAACTTTCAATATGAGAAATGATAGTCCTTTGCCTAATAAGGAACCAACCGAACAGtggaaaaaaaagaatcaacaGACCCGAAAATAGGCAATAAAGCAGACTAAAACACCagcaaaacataaaataatattccatctgtttcaaaataatatatattttaagattttcacatttattaagaaaatacagtaaaacttagttattaatatatattttttgtaattttatatttcctacatttttaaaccaataagatttcaagaagtataattaatatttttgaaacgcataatttttcattattaattgacaaaaagtatattaaaagtataaaaatatattcttttgaaataatttttttcctaaaacatgCATTTTTCTAAAACAGAGGCAGTATATCTAAAACTCCTTCCTCCGTttcagaaaaaattatattctagaaaaaaaaattgttttaagaagtacatttttacctttttaatgtATTACTTaatgaaaatttgtaaacttaagaaaataatagtgtttattggatttttattggctaaaaattatgaaaaattattattaacaaaaaataatatatttataatcaaattataatgtattttttttatttatgtgaaaagtttaaaatatctatCTTTTTGAAACGAATGGAGTAATATGTTAAATCAGAGTTAAGGAAAAACAAATTCAGCTGAATCAATCAACCATCTACggagtttaaaaaatattttaaaataaattccaTAACTacctttccttttttttcttgtgcaaCTCCATAACTACCTTTCCTTTTATTAGgagttatatatgtatactcTTGCATGGCAGTTTACAACTTTACATATGGCTTGGCCAACCCCTTTCcgttttaattttatatcaaatcagGAGGAAAACAATGTTTGACAAAAAGTTTGCCCGTATGGCTTaaggattatatatatagtgatcATAATGACAAAAGTTTGTATATCTTTACAATCGCTTAAAGCATAAATTGTATTTTCCCTCAAATCCATGGCCAAGAATAATTGATATATTACAATAAACTTATACTTAATTAATACTAGCTACGCTAATTACCACAAATAAAGTGTACACAATTTCTTGTGACTACCCGAGGTTCTATTTTTGAATGAAATATCTGAGTTGAAATTCATACTTATCTTGAAATATGGTatcacatattaaaaaataaaaattaagactAATCTATATACAACAATCTTATCGGATACATAGAAACTCTCTTGTGGCTATATATGTAGTTTTACTGAGGAGTATATTAGTACAAAaatcatatgaaaaaaaaaagtaatctctttttttcttttgggggGGGAGGAAGGGGGTGGGGGTGAACGTATTGATATATGCATAAGGATTTTATCGAATAATtacataaaagtaaaatttactATATGAAAACGGTTATTGGAACAAGAAATAAGGGAAAAGTTTGGCTTGTTTCCCTAAGTGGATTACAATGAAACCAAAAGAGAATATTGGCTAATAGTGTCCCATGAGACACCTCACAACTAAGATATCTTGTAACTTTGGTTTTTCTAGAAACTTCCCACCATAACTAACTGCATATACTACACAAGCATGGACCCATTTAATCTTACAATAATGTATGAAACTCTAACTTGGCATCTTTCATCCTTTGCTACATGCATGTTATGTATTATTCTATTTCCATATATCATATATGCTAATTCCCCctatctataaatatatacataattaaaCCTATATATGTATCTATACACCCCCGCCCCCTCCCTTTCCCTCTCCCCCCTCCTCCTCTATTAAAGCTATTCTTTGAACATCTGCTTACTATTGGTGTTATTCTCCCGttgactttttttcttttgcatttatatatacatattaagtTACTTATTTATTCACATAATGGGGTTGAAAGATATTGGGTCCAAATTGCCACCGGGGTTTCGGTTTCATCCAAGCGATGAAGAGTTAGTTTGTCATTATCTTTGCAACAAGATTAGGGCCAAATCTGACCACGGTGATGTTGAGGATGATGACGTTGATGAAGCCTTGAAGGGTGCTAGTGATCTTGTGGAGATTGACTTGCATATTTGTGAGCCATGGCAGCTTCCTGGTAATATATTATTCAATATTCCtgattttaaactatatttatgtACTTGTGTTTGTTAATTATGTGTGTTATgagtttatttgtttatatatatcatatgtgCTCTTTCCGCTTCCTGGCTTCGtgaaatttttttaagatttcCATTACAGaaaagattctttttttttattgaacatAAAAGAGATAACAGATTCGTAAAATCGGGTTTTGTTCTTTGCATCGTTTGTCTAAATAATTTAATGATGTTTTAATCTTGTGTATTAGTCAGATCCTACCTACATGTTTAATAAACACACAGAAACGGAGGATATGTTCACATAAATTCCGGATTTGTAGATTGATCAATTAATCATTGATCTAATTGTATTAATAGCAATTTTTTCTTagattataagaaaataaaataaaatttggaggCTCAGCGAAGTACACAAAACCACAGCTGTCGTTATAAAGCTCTCGTAAATCagaaattattttgaataaataaataaataaataaccatATAAATGTTGTGTGTGCATTTGTAAACTTAtggtaattttcttttgttcgtGGGTTCACTTTTGATACcttgagaaattaaaaaaaaaacttttcaaaaGGGAACCGAGAATTCTGTtgtcatcttctttttctcttctcttaacTTGTTAAAATGTTGGTTGTCTTCGTAGTTTTCACTTGTTGGGACTTTGTTCAAAGaggataaattatatattattttatttctttcaatCATAAGtgttattcaaattttttttgttatataaaaattgttaatttataaTTCTAATACAAATTATACTTAATTTTACTTGAAAAATTAATTGCGGactatattgattttataaataatttattcaaaatattattggtcagatatgtataattaataacaacttacatatatttctttcGGTTTCTTAATCTGtatgaaaaatgtcaaagtgacaTTTATTTAGAAACGTAAAAAGTATAAAATTCAAAGTTAGTTAATTTGTTGCATTAAAGAACACTAATAAATGcatgaataaacaaaaatttaggcTTTGTGTGTAAACACGTAGACCTTTTTGCTACATATCACAAGCAACCTTAAGGACTCAAGAAACCTTTATAACTTTCATGACCAGCACGATCTTGATGTACGTAGTTAGTCGAATATATACTAGgagtatataaattataattaaataacgaatatatatatatatgctgttTAGGATATGGTTGTTGATTACTCTTCTTCTCAATTAAGGCAAAATAAAGGAATATTTTGAAGTAGTCAGGCatcttcttgatcttcttctatGAGGATTAAATTAATGCGAAATTGATCGGAGGAATGTTTGAGAGATCAATAATTTCCTCCGTTGAAGTCAAaatcataattatattttccagAACTAAATTCCATGTCTCACATCCCCCGTCTTGTCTACATCACAAGTATTAGTTATATCATCACACAAACCTTTGACACATATCTGTTTATAAACCGAGAGacttttttttgagcaaaaacCGAGAGACTATAACTCCAATTCAAACAAATAATTCACTGTGATccaatgattaaaaaatattcactATCAAGAGACCAAAGTTCGAATATTTTTCTCTGTGTTTTTAATAATGCTCAGTTATTTTGGATGTGTTGGGAACATATCATTATTTCACCTGTTGTAGATATGATTTTGTAATTCCAATCACGATTATATagttatacaaataaaatatcaaaatgctaaataatattttttgaaagtttcTTATTACTTAAAATActctttcatctttttcttcaaATGATATAAATAGATTCATTTAAgcattttgttaataaaataaaagaaacagcAATATACTTTTTACATCTAGTGATAACCTGACAATCTTTTGTCTCGACCTAGTACAAGTATATCATATGcagactttttttttgcagacttTTCTTACAAAGTTGTCGATTTTTATACTGTGATATATATCACATCTTTGTAAGAATTtactaatgatttaaaaaaaattgtatgtttTGGAATTTAAGATGTGGCAAAGCTGAATGCAAAAGAATGGTACTTCTTCAGTTTTCGCGATAGAAAATATGCAACTGGATATCGTACAAACAGAGCGACGGTAAGTGGGTACTGGAA from Raphanus sativus cultivar WK10039 unplaced genomic scaffold, ASM80110v3 Scaffold1374, whole genome shotgun sequence harbors:
- the LOC130504137 gene encoding NAC domain-containing protein 21/22-like, which codes for MGLKDIGSKLPPGFRFHPSDEELVCHYLCNKIRAKSDHGDVEDDDVDEALKGASDLVEIDLHICEPWQLPDVAKLNAKEWYFFSFRDRKYATGYRTNRATVSGYWKATGKDRTVMDPRTSQLVGMRKTLVFYRNRAPNGIKTTWIMHEFRLECPNMPPKVLDYYPNNNISSLFHTANHY